In Shewanella glacialimarina, the genomic stretch TTGTTTGCTCAAGCAGTACAAAAGATTCTTCTTTATCGATTTCAAGTCTGTGTCCAACTAATGCCGAATAAACAATATCGCCACCTACTGGATCAATTTTTAATACTAATTGGTCTGTAGTAATAGTGATCAGTTCTTTAGATGCGCTAACCACTTCCGGTAGGGAAGTATCTGCATCTGGAACATCTGACGTTTGAGAATGATTTGCCGTCGATGCTACAACTGATGATTCAGTCGCGACGGGTTGTGGTGTTTTGTCTGTTTGCCATTGTTGCCACATTAAAAAGCTGACAAACAGCAGACCGATTAGCAATATATTGCGTTGAGATTCCATAGCCTATTTATTACACCTGTCATTTTTGGGTGGGACGGGATCACTTCCGCCGGGATGTAAAGGGTGACATTTTAATATGCGTTTGATTGCAAACCAACTACCTTTTGCCGTTCCATGTGTTTTTATTGCTTCAATAGCATAATGTGAACATGTTGGATTGAATCGACAACGCGGTCCAATCATAGGGCTGATAAGAAGTTGATAGCCACGAATTAACGTGGTTGCTAGCCATTGTAACGGCGACTGAGTTTGCGCCATAGCTTTTCTATTAATTTATGTAGTTCTGCATTTTCCATTTCCATCACGCCATTTCTGACCAATACTACGATATCTATGTTGGGGATGTCGTGTTGATGTAAACGAAAACTATCTCTTATCACACGTTTAATACGATTACGTTGATTAGCACGTTTAACAAAACGTTTTGCAACAGTTAATCCTAAACGGGGATGTTGCTCTAGGTTTG encodes the following:
- the yidD gene encoding membrane protein insertion efficiency factor YidD — encoded protein: MAQTQSPLQWLATTLIRGYQLLISPMIGPRCRFNPTCSHYAIEAIKTHGTAKGSWFAIKRILKCHPLHPGGSDPVPPKNDRCNK
- the rnpA gene encoding ribonuclease P protein component encodes the protein MTSYTFTRELRLLTPAQFKSVFSNPIKASSAEITLLAVPNLEQHPRLGLTVAKRFVKRANQRNRIKRVIRDSFRLHQHDIPNIDIVVLVRNGVMEMENAELHKLIEKLWRKLSRRYNG